The following coding sequences are from one Verrucosispora sp. WMMD573 window:
- a CDS encoding glycosyltransferase family 4 protein — MTRSDAVDPVSTRVALVSQFFPPEPVHLPLGLTRCLQRQGFEVDVLTGVPNYPTGIVHPGYSHRRPVVDEVAGLRVLRTPLHPSHDRSAAGRALNYLTWATSSTLLGSSLLRTADVALVYSSPATAAAAALAARLRWGLPYVLMVMDLWPDSVFATGFLTRGLARRAAETALSRFTDLTYRWAEHVTVPCPGLRDTLVARGVPTEKVSVVYNWTDEKLMQPTEPDPHLRTSLGLSPDDFVVLYGGNHGPAQDLGVAITAMARLRDLTDVHLVLVGDGVSKPALRTTAAELGLRTVHFVDPVATERMAAVMAAADIQLVCLADEPLFQITMPSKVQTILACGQPVLSCAPGEVARATHEAGAGFTTAPGDPEGLAQTIRLAHATPRAQLRAMGRAGLDHYRLLMSEAANAQVLAELLAAAAAKGGRRPNRRRVPA, encoded by the coding sequence GTGACCAGGTCCGACGCTGTCGACCCGGTCTCCACACGGGTCGCGCTGGTCAGCCAGTTCTTCCCACCGGAGCCGGTGCACCTTCCGCTGGGTCTCACTCGCTGCCTACAGCGGCAGGGCTTTGAGGTCGACGTGCTGACGGGGGTGCCCAACTATCCGACCGGCATCGTTCATCCGGGCTACTCACACCGTCGACCGGTCGTCGATGAGGTAGCCGGTCTCCGGGTGCTGCGGACCCCGTTGCATCCGAGCCACGACCGGTCCGCCGCCGGTCGCGCCCTCAACTACCTGACCTGGGCGACGTCATCGACGCTGCTTGGCTCCTCGCTGCTGCGTACTGCGGATGTGGCGCTCGTCTACTCGTCACCGGCCACGGCGGCTGCCGCGGCCCTGGCAGCCCGGCTTCGGTGGGGACTGCCGTACGTGCTGATGGTGATGGACCTCTGGCCCGACTCGGTCTTCGCCACTGGTTTCCTCACCCGCGGCCTGGCTCGCCGGGCCGCCGAGACGGCGTTGAGCCGATTCACCGATCTCACCTATCGCTGGGCCGAGCACGTCACGGTCCCCTGCCCCGGGCTGCGGGACACCCTCGTCGCGCGGGGTGTGCCCACGGAAAAGGTGTCCGTCGTCTACAACTGGACCGACGAAAAGCTCATGCAGCCGACCGAGCCCGACCCGCACCTGCGCACCAGTCTGGGCCTGTCACCCGACGACTTCGTGGTGCTGTACGGCGGGAACCACGGCCCGGCGCAGGATCTCGGTGTCGCGATCACGGCCATGGCCCGACTCCGGGACCTCACCGACGTACACCTGGTGCTGGTCGGGGACGGGGTCAGCAAGCCGGCCCTGCGTACGACGGCTGCGGAACTCGGCCTCCGCACGGTCCACTTCGTCGACCCGGTCGCGACAGAGCGCATGGCCGCCGTCATGGCCGCCGCCGACATCCAGCTCGTCTGCCTCGCCGACGAGCCGCTGTTCCAGATCACCATGCCGAGCAAGGTGCAGACCATCCTCGCCTGCGGCCAGCCGGTTCTGTCCTGCGCGCCCGGTGAGGTAGCCCGAGCGACACACGAGGCCGGCGCCGGATTCACCACTGCCCCGGGCGATCCGGAAGGGTTGGCCCAGACCATCCGGCTGGCCCACGCCACCCCCCGCGCTCAGCTACGGGCGATGGGGCGAGCCGGTCTCGACCATTACCGACTTCTCATGAGCGAGGCGGCCAACGCCCAGGTCCTCGCCGAACTGCTGGCTGCCGCGGCTGCGAAGGGCGGCCGCAGGCCCAACCGCCGAAGGGTACCCGCGTGA
- a CDS encoding polysaccharide biosynthesis protein has translation MNSSLSGRHFLITGGTGSFGQTMVSRLLDAGAAGVRVLSRDESKQDVMRHRLRDDRVRYIVGDVRDLDSVHKAARGVDFVFHAAALKQVPSCEFFPLEAVRTNVLGSANVVDACERNGVETLVLLSTDKAVYPVNAMGMTKALMEKVAQAHARINPLAETRVCCVRYGNVMYSRGSVIPLFIEQIRNGVAPTVTEPSMTRFLMSLGQSVELVEHAFRQGQPGDIFIRKAGACTIADLAIALCNLFGVPAKFEVLGIRHGEKLYETLASREDLARAQDLGDFLRVPIDSRDLNYALYFDEGDTRQEHIADYHSHNARRLDVPEIMSLLLTLPEIRAQLDAVGQPTEMHSR, from the coding sequence GTGAACTCCTCACTTTCGGGCCGCCATTTCCTCATCACCGGCGGCACCGGCTCCTTCGGGCAGACGATGGTCTCCCGGCTGCTCGACGCCGGCGCGGCCGGCGTGCGCGTACTCAGCCGCGACGAGTCCAAGCAGGACGTCATGCGGCACCGGCTGCGCGACGACCGGGTGCGCTACATCGTGGGGGACGTTCGGGATCTCGACAGCGTCCACAAAGCGGCGCGGGGAGTGGACTTCGTCTTCCACGCCGCGGCTCTCAAGCAGGTGCCGTCCTGCGAGTTCTTCCCGCTGGAGGCGGTCCGGACCAACGTGCTCGGCAGCGCCAACGTCGTCGACGCATGCGAGCGCAACGGCGTCGAGACACTTGTGCTGCTCAGTACCGACAAGGCCGTCTACCCGGTGAACGCCATGGGCATGACCAAGGCGCTGATGGAGAAGGTCGCCCAGGCACACGCGCGGATCAACCCGTTGGCAGAAACCCGGGTCTGCTGCGTCCGCTACGGCAACGTGATGTATTCGCGAGGCTCGGTCATCCCGCTGTTCATCGAGCAGATTCGCAACGGTGTGGCGCCGACGGTGACCGAACCGAGCATGACCCGGTTCCTCATGTCGCTGGGCCAGTCCGTCGAGCTGGTCGAGCATGCGTTTCGGCAGGGACAGCCCGGCGACATATTCATCCGCAAGGCCGGTGCCTGCACCATCGCCGATCTCGCCATCGCGCTGTGCAATCTGTTCGGTGTGCCGGCAAAGTTCGAAGTACTCGGCATCCGGCACGGCGAGAAGCTGTACGAAACCCTGGCCAGCCGCGAGGACCTGGCCCGAGCGCAGGACCTCGGCGACTTCCTGCGGGTGCCGATCGACAGCCGAGACCTGAACTACGCCCTGTACTTCGACGAAGGCGACACCCGCCAGGAGCACATCGCGGACTACCACTCGCACAACGCTCGGCGACTGGACGTCCCCGAGATCATGTCACTGCTGCTGACCCTGCCGGAGATCCGAGCGCAGTTGGACGCGGTCGGCCAACCGACCGAGATGCACAGCAGGTGA
- the wecB gene encoding UDP-N-acetylglucosamine 2-epimerase (non-hydrolyzing), with protein sequence MTRVMTVVGTRPEIIRLSRIIERLDRTVDHVLIHTGQNWDHSLSDVFFAEMKIREPDRFLRVDTSSLGRVLGGVLVGVEETIRELRPDALLVLGDTNSAIASVMARRMRVPVYHMEAGNRCFDLNVPEETNRRLVDHVADFNLVYSEHARRNLLAEGLHPRRILHTGSPMREVLDHYRTEIEASPVLHQLELQPGGYFVVSAHREENVDDPARLRRLLDCLRAVRAEWGLPVLVSTHPRTRKRLESLTDDGTDLDGIAFHEPFGFFDYVRLQTQARCVLSDSGTISEEAAILGFPAVTLRDAMERPEALDAGGIIMTGLDRDGIVEAVRVAVEQVAVAGVPCPADYQVTGTSRAVVNFILSTVRRHHDWAGIRR encoded by the coding sequence ATGACACGGGTCATGACCGTGGTGGGAACGCGACCAGAGATCATCCGGTTGTCCCGGATCATCGAGCGATTGGATCGTACGGTCGACCATGTACTCATCCACACCGGACAAAATTGGGACCATTCGTTGTCCGACGTCTTCTTCGCCGAGATGAAGATTCGGGAGCCCGACCGCTTCCTCCGGGTGGACACGTCCTCGCTCGGGCGGGTGCTCGGCGGCGTCCTCGTCGGCGTCGAGGAGACGATCCGTGAGCTACGACCGGACGCGCTGCTGGTGCTCGGCGACACCAACAGCGCCATCGCCTCGGTGATGGCGCGGCGGATGCGGGTGCCGGTCTACCACATGGAGGCGGGCAACCGATGCTTCGACCTCAACGTGCCGGAGGAGACCAACCGTCGTCTGGTCGATCACGTCGCCGACTTCAATCTGGTCTACAGCGAGCACGCTCGCCGCAACCTGCTCGCCGAAGGACTCCACCCCCGACGGATCCTGCACACCGGATCGCCGATGCGGGAGGTGCTCGATCACTACCGGACCGAGATCGAGGCGTCGCCAGTTCTGCACCAGTTGGAGCTGCAACCCGGGGGCTACTTCGTGGTGAGTGCCCACCGGGAGGAGAACGTGGACGATCCCGCCCGACTGCGGCGGCTGCTCGACTGCCTGCGGGCCGTCCGCGCCGAGTGGGGCCTGCCCGTGTTGGTCTCCACCCATCCACGTACCCGCAAACGGCTGGAGTCACTGACCGACGACGGGACGGACCTTGACGGCATCGCCTTCCACGAGCCGTTTGGCTTCTTCGACTACGTACGCCTGCAGACCCAGGCCCGGTGCGTCCTGTCCGACAGCGGCACGATCAGCGAGGAGGCCGCGATCCTCGGCTTCCCCGCGGTGACCCTGCGCGACGCCATGGAGCGGCCGGAGGCGCTCGACGCCGGGGGCATCATCATGACGGGTCTCGACCGTGACGGAATCGTCGAGGCTGTCCGGGTCGCGGTCGAGCAGGTGGCGGTGGCTGGCGTCCCCTGTCCGGCCGACTACCAGGTCACCGGGACGTCCCGCGCCGTGGTGAACTTCATCCTGTCCACCGTGCGGCGGCACCACGACTGGGCGGGCATCCGCCGCTGA
- a CDS encoding polysaccharide biosynthesis protein yields the protein MRDTQTSRHPGPTARRSRIRWRTLAFLATDATAWVGGFVAAAWTRYEFALTTTQLTRAAGCGLIAAGLHVAVAGARRVRSGRHPLGSLQEVRGLAGTALTTVAIVLLGLLPAPERPVPGSTPLVGGALALLFMLAVRFVYRHRRDLALRPDVRSSAPVLLFGMGDAGQGLLHALLTDPRGRYRPVGALDDDPDKRNLCVDGIRVLGGRGDVAEAVRRTGATTVIFSVANADAALIRQIREATLNTGAAFKVIPPVRDLVDHRITVTDVRDVRISDLLGRRQMVAEMAVRTNGLTGRRILVTGAGGSIGSELCRQVMKADPGELMMLDRDESALHALQMSLNGRAMLDGPELILADLRDDEAIRRIIRDRRPEIIFHAAALKHLTLLERHPGEAVKTNVWGTLSVLDACQDVAKFVNISTDKAADPISVLGYSKRITERLTAHAASRFPGTFLSVRFGNVLSSRGSVVTAFQRQIEAGNPLTVTHPEVTRYLMTMQEAVHLLLQAAEIGRDGEALVLDMGEPVRIADLARQMAEQAGSDVPIVYTGLRPGEKLHEDLLGIGETDARPLHTLVSHVAVPPLDPLEVSGLDPFDEPEKVIAELARLCAQPAGRVNDTVLGGLPLPR from the coding sequence GCCACCGACGCCACGGCCTGGGTGGGCGGGTTCGTCGCCGCCGCCTGGACCCGTTACGAGTTCGCCCTCACCACCACCCAGCTGACCCGCGCCGCCGGCTGTGGACTGATCGCCGCCGGGCTGCACGTGGCGGTGGCCGGGGCGCGCCGGGTGCGCTCGGGACGCCACCCGCTCGGCAGCCTCCAGGAGGTTCGCGGGCTGGCCGGAACCGCACTCACCACCGTCGCGATCGTCCTGCTCGGCTTACTGCCGGCGCCGGAACGGCCGGTGCCGGGGAGCACTCCGCTGGTCGGCGGCGCGCTCGCCCTGCTGTTCATGCTCGCCGTCCGGTTCGTCTACCGCCACCGACGTGACCTGGCCCTGCGTCCGGACGTCCGATCGTCGGCCCCGGTGCTGCTGTTCGGGATGGGCGATGCCGGCCAGGGACTGCTCCACGCGCTGCTCACCGACCCACGTGGCCGCTACCGGCCCGTCGGGGCTCTCGACGACGACCCGGACAAGCGCAACCTCTGCGTCGACGGCATCCGGGTGCTCGGTGGTCGCGGTGACGTCGCCGAGGCGGTACGCCGCACCGGTGCGACCACCGTGATCTTCTCGGTCGCCAACGCCGATGCCGCCCTCATCCGGCAGATCCGGGAGGCCACCCTGAACACCGGCGCGGCGTTCAAGGTGATCCCGCCGGTACGCGATCTGGTCGATCACCGGATCACCGTGACCGACGTACGCGACGTACGGATCAGCGACCTGCTCGGCCGCCGGCAGATGGTCGCCGAGATGGCGGTCCGGACCAACGGCCTCACCGGCCGACGGATCCTGGTCACCGGCGCCGGCGGCTCTATCGGCTCGGAACTGTGTCGACAGGTGATGAAGGCCGACCCGGGCGAGCTGATGATGCTCGACCGCGACGAGTCGGCGCTGCACGCCCTCCAGATGTCGCTCAACGGTCGAGCGATGCTGGACGGACCCGAGCTGATCCTGGCCGACCTGCGCGACGACGAGGCGATCCGGCGGATCATCCGCGACCGCCGTCCGGAGATCATTTTCCACGCCGCCGCGCTCAAGCATCTCACCCTGCTCGAACGACACCCGGGCGAGGCGGTGAAGACCAACGTGTGGGGCACCCTGTCGGTGCTCGACGCCTGCCAGGACGTGGCGAAGTTCGTGAACATCTCCACCGACAAGGCCGCCGACCCGATCAGCGTTCTCGGCTACTCCAAGCGGATCACCGAGCGGCTCACCGCGCACGCCGCCTCCCGCTTCCCCGGCACCTTCCTCAGCGTCCGCTTCGGCAACGTGCTGAGCAGCCGCGGGTCCGTGGTCACCGCCTTCCAGCGGCAGATCGAGGCGGGTAACCCGCTCACTGTCACCCACCCCGAGGTGACGCGGTACCTGATGACCATGCAGGAGGCGGTGCACCTGCTGCTTCAGGCCGCCGAGATCGGCCGCGACGGTGAGGCACTGGTCCTCGACATGGGCGAGCCGGTCCGGATCGCCGACCTGGCCCGGCAGATGGCCGAGCAGGCCGGCAGCGACGTGCCGATCGTCTACACCGGCCTGCGTCCGGGCGAGAAGCTGCACGAGGACCTGCTCGGCATCGGTGAGACCGATGCCCGACCGTTGCACACGCTTGTGTCACACGTCGCGGTTCCTCCACTCGATCCGCTGGAGGTGAGCGGCCTCGACCCGTTCGACGAGCCGGAGAAGGTCATCGCCGAACTAGCCCGCCTCTGTGCCCAACCTGCCGGTCGCGTCAACGACACGGTCCTGGGCGGCCTGCCGCTGCCCCGGTAG